The following is a genomic window from Abyssicoccus albus.
GTACAACTATTATTTACAGGTTCTTCTAATTCAGTTCCTTCTGGAACTAAGCGTCCTCCTTTAGATGAATCGAATAACGTTCCTAAAATATCTCCTTTTGAATCTAATACATGAACTTTCAGAAGTTTATATCCAGTGCATTGTTCACGAATCAATTTCTCCAAAGCAACTCCGTCGTGCATTTTCGTACGAACTTCTCCATTAGGTGTTTCGTAAATCTTTAATACGTTTTCTAGTTTAGTTTTATCTGTAATCGTTTCGTACGTATCAACCCTAAACTTTGTCGATTTTAAGTCGTAATCTCCTTCGATAGTAGCTTTGTTTTCTTCGTATTTTACGGTTACTTCTCCGTCCGTACTTCCAATTGTGATTCGGTCAGCCCCACCTCTATATTCTTCCGCATTAGTAAGTAACTCTTCTAAAGTAATTGTTTGAAACGTATATAACTCCATTTTAATTCCTCCTTCAATATCCGTGTATAAACTCGGTAATATAAGCAACATCTTCTTCCGTTCCTCTTAATTCGACTTTACGAACCAAAGGTACGTTATACATTTCCGAAATTATATCTCCTGCTTTACCGAAAAACTCCGAACCCCAATTTCGATTACCGAAAGAAACAACTCCGATCATGTTCGCATGATTATCTTCCAACCATTCCGACACAATGTCCGGTACTTGACCGAACTTGTATGTCGGAGTTAATAATACGTAAGGTTGGTTCGTTTTATTTACGTCTTTAATGTCGAATGGTTCATCGGTCAACTTACGTGCGAATGATTCCGTGTTACCACTTAGCGTGTAGTATATTACGTTAATGTTCTTCATCTAAAATCTCCCTCGAAATCTTTATTGAACGAGCCATCACGTTGGATAAAAGATTGTATATAAATGCTGTAATCCAAATAATAGCGAACCATTTTAATACGCCTACTTCTTCCGTGGAAGGTATTACGGCTGTAACTACGTTTAACAAGAACGCTCCTGCGAAAGTCGTGGCTAACAACGCTATTATCACTACAAAGAATGTAACGATACTATTTATAAGTATCTTTATTTCTTTAACGCTTTTGTTCATAGTAATTCTCCGTTGCCATAATTTGCGCAATCTTTAGCGTATAATTCACGTACTGAATCGCCATTACTGCTACTGTAAATATCTTTAAGTCGTGCCAGTAACTCGTCGGAGTAAATAGCGTCACGACTGCTGTACCAACCACACTGAACATTACGGTAACTACTACGATAACTACTAGCGCTAATAAAGTGCTTACCGCAATCTTAACGTCTTTATCTCTATCGTTATTCATCTTCATCGCTCCTCTTCTTCGTAAGTATGGTTCCGTCAACTAATTCCGAGTAAGCTAACGTAAGTAATATTGCGTCTCCAACATCGTCAAGGTATCGTCCTTTTTTCGTATGAAGTCCGTCCAGTTGTCCGAATAAGTACACTACGGATTTCTCTACGATTTCTTTTCCGTTTCCTTTTTCATCGACAACTTGTCTTGCATACTTCTTAACGGTAGCATTGTGTATGTCATGTATCGGCAACCACTTTGCGAAGAAGTTTTCGAAAGCACCATGCGTCTTTAGTACAGGAGTAGCTGTCGAGGCTCTACCGACTACTGCTCCTTCTTTGACGATTTTATCTACTCGGTATTGAACGCATAAGATTGATACGTTAGATAACGTCCATTGAATACGCTCTATATCCGACCATTTAGAATCCGTTTGTATTAATCCGTAGTCTATTAATTTGTACGATTTGTCTTCCGGATCAATGTCGAATACTGCATATCCGGTCTTTGCGAACGACAAGTCTAGTCCGAGTACTCTCATTCGGATTTCTCCTTTCGCTTTTTAATGTCGACCAATGCGTTCTCCATTGACCGTTTCAACCACGCCATCTCTTTCGATGGTTTAGTCAACGATATTCGTAGTTCCATCTTCTCGATTTCATCTTGCGTAAGTGTCTTCGTAATAGCTTCCTTGTAATCGTTAAATTGCCACGAAGACAAGTCTAATTCCGGTGGATTATTTTCGTTTATTCTTCGTGTAATGTCGGCGAACTTATCGAAAATAACGTTCTTCATGTTTTGCGTTACTTCGACATCAAACGCTCTCACGTCCGGAGATTTCTCTAACGTTTCATCATCGGCAAACCATTTCGCTTTAGCCGTATTAACGTAAACAATGATCGCTTGATTAATGTCGTACATTTCCGAGTAACACGTAACCTGTTGGACGTGTCCGTCTTTCGGATCTTTCATCTGTGTGTAATTCGTCTTTGACGGAGTTTCTTGTTTCGATTTAATCTCCAATATGACTAATTCGCCTGTATGTGTATCGACTAATATTCCGTCAGTTGTTCCGTTGAGTTGGAACTGTTGTCCGTTATGTTCTACAGGACGAGAGATATAAGCGAAGTCTTCCATTACAGGATAACCGTCTTCTGTCTTTGCGAAAATAAATCTCGGTTTCTCTCCCGTAAACTTTTCGTAATGCTTCTCCATCAACATGATTTCGTACTGTAGCCAGTCGCCAATCTTCGTACCTTGTGCAGTAATTCTACGTTGGTGTGGCTTCCACTCTTTCTTGTCTCGTTTGTATAAAGGATAACCTCTATCGTTACGTAATCCTTTCGTATACAACTCTCTCGGACATTTTGACGCCGATGATGGAGAGAAGTAAGTCTTCGACCAATCTACGTTCTTACCTTTCTTTAAATACTTCGCTGTACCTTCTGCAAGATGAATGTTTAGATCGTCGTCGTATGGCTCTTGGTACGTATGGAACTTGTTCAGTTGGTCTAAAAACGCTTGTGCTAATGACATTTACTCGTCCCCCTTTACCGGAATCATATCCCACTCATATGGTTCGTTGTTTTCGTCGAAAGTTACTCCGAGTTCTTTTGCTTCTTCGATTGTGAAGTGTGTTTTAACAGATATATTCGAATGATAGTTATTTAACGATACTGTACCATCGTACTTATAAAAGTTTAAGAATCTATCTCCAAGAACGTTCCCCATGTACTTATGCCTAAACAAATACTTTTGAGGCTCCTCACGCTCTTCCACAGGTGTTTGGACGTACTCGTAAATAGTTTCCAGTAATTCACTTAATTCATTATCCGGAACAAATTCAAAAGATCCGAAATCTGTACTTATAATGTGTTGTTTTACTAATCCTACCTCGGCAAATATGGACTCAAACTCGTCGCTGTAGACGTAAATCTCAATGTATTCTCCCCCCAATACCGTAAATACATCGCTAACACAATTAAACGATTTAACTTTTTCGATAAAATCTTTCGTATACATCTACTCGTCTCCCTTCGTATAACCTTTATCCGTATCATGTGTTCCGTCCTGTCTTCCGTGATTAACTTCCATCTTACGTTTATACGCTTCTACTAACTCTTCTTCGGAAAATAGTAGTTTACCGACAGTAAATGCTAGAACAAAAT
Proteins encoded in this region:
- the nrdI gene encoding class Ib ribonucleoside-diphosphate reductase assembly flavoprotein NrdI; this translates as MKNINVIYYTLSGNTESFARKLTDEPFDIKDVNKTNQPYVLLTPTYKFGQVPDIVSEWLEDNHANMIGVVSFGNRNWGSEFFGKAGDIISEMYNVPLVRKVELRGTEEDVAYITEFIHGY
- a CDS encoding PD-(D/E)XK nuclease family protein, yielding MSLAQAFLDQLNKFHTYQEPYDDDLNIHLAEGTAKYLKKGKNVDWSKTYFSPSSASKCPRELYTKGLRNDRGYPLYKRDKKEWKPHQRRITAQGTKIGDWLQYEIMLMEKHYEKFTGEKPRFIFAKTEDGYPVMEDFAYISRPVEHNGQQFQLNGTTDGILVDTHTGELVILEIKSKQETPSKTNYTQMKDPKDGHVQQVTCYSEMYDINQAIIVYVNTAKAKWFADDETLEKSPDVRAFDVEVTQNMKNVIFDKFADITRRINENNPPELDLSSWQFNDYKEAITKTLTQDEIEKMELRISLTKPSKEMAWLKRSMENALVDIKKRKEKSE